In Astyanax mexicanus isolate ESR-SI-001 chromosome 25, AstMex3_surface, whole genome shotgun sequence, a genomic segment contains:
- the LOC103043025 gene encoding kelch-like protein 33 — protein sequence MSQRQSREKQEKPLSLHERMALFQSSPPANERTLGGGGGGGGKKKGRSDSNSSTQQVPTQQVQTEKKHGKTSKENSPTALSKAPPSKTNTTALSAPPLDTCHDQELRPFLLPSHCHALFASLCGLKEEGLLLDCSLNLSGSSVQAHQLVLATVSQKVKEWLLSEKKTFKELNLCSVEKEECPITPAGLKTLINFAYCGTVDVAYNEGIVLEEILTACRCLGAERLAELHMDEAPPSGSDERGRSLQMIKKMWERRVGCDIIIKTENGECFPAHRLILAAGGDYFRALFCGGLRESEEEVVCLRGVQACVLRSLFQFIYSGQLNLGWTNVWDVTEAAMQFQLQGALTLCLNFLQDRMDDGSCLDTLSLAEAYGLEQLGRAAEDYILAHFQRVSEGEKFKDLPCLYLERLLERDALSADSEVAVFRAVVAWVEEDKAQRLNSLPGLLQRIRFPLMTPHELLEVQGSRLLNRNSVGSPALDTVRKLLEGKPRIGYKPRTPNQVLVLVGGDSVNENFERREPNHCLWFARRFLRGEGLIRTVEWEPLARLPEPSRLRHCVCVLNNILYILGGRKYYGKLDILKSAVRFHPAQGRWECLPDMNSPRDYFAAVCCGGKVFVLGGNYDDMNCLDSVEYYTPEENTWRSAHPLDTPTCGHAAAVLDGEIFVSGGCDSHLRCLPALWHYDPVYGCSTLAPMSRGSGRAGHVMLAVGNQLVVAGGLQPMWMGFGDQLQCEAYDLLRNTWTPLPLLPRPHLSPAATCVDGQLYVLGGSSADSARDTPYVHRYDPRENCWDKLGMMPRPYADLAACALQIPISLRG from the exons ATGTCTCAAAGACAATCCAGAGAAAAGCAGGAGAAACCACTATCTCTCCATGAGCGGATGGCACTGTTTCAGTCCTCCCCTCCTGCTAACGAGAGAACGcttggaggaggaggtggtgggggTGGAAAAAAGAAGGGGAGATCAGACTCCAACAGTTCAACTCAACAAGTTCCGACTCAACAAGTCCAAACAGAAAAGAAACACGGCAAAACCAGTAAAGAGAACTCTCCCACTGCCCTAAGCAAAGCTCCTCCCAGTAAAACAAACACTACAGCATTATCAGCCCCACCACTAGATACTTGCCATGACCAAGAGCTCCGCCCATTTCTCCTCCCCTCCCACTGCCATGCCCTCTTCGCTTCATTATGTGGCTTAAAAGAAGAGGGGCTGCTGTTGGACTGCAGCTTAAATCTTTCTGGTTCTTCAGTTCAGGCTCACCAATTGGTGCTTGCCACCGTCAGTCAAAAGGTAAAGGAGTGGCTACTGTCTGAGAAAAAGACTTTTAAGGAGTTGAATTTATGCAGTGTGGAGAAGGAGGAGTGTCCAATAACTCCAGCAGGACTGAAGACCCTAATTAACTTTGCATACTGTGGTACGGTAGACGTTGCTTACAATGAAGGCATCGTTTTGGAGGAGATACTTACAGCCTGCAGGTGTTTAGGGGCGGAGCGACTGGCGGAGTTGCACATGGACGAAGCTCCGCCCAGCGGGAGTGATGAGAGAGGGAGGAGCCTCCAGATGATCAAGAAGATGTGGGAGAGACGTGTGGGTTGTGACATCATCATAAAAACCGAAAATGGAGAGTGCtttcctg CCCATCGTCTTATCCTCGCCGCAGGAGGGGACTACTTCCGGGCCCTCTTCTGCGGAGGGTTACGAGAGTCTGAGGAGGAGGTGGTGTGTCTGCGAGGCGTACAGGCCTGTGTGCTGCGGTCACTCTTCCAGTTCATCTACTCCGGACAGCTGAATCTGGGCTGGACAAATGTCTGGGATGTCACGGAAGCAGCGATGCAGTTTCAGCTGCAGGGGGCGCTCACTCTCTGCCTGAACTTCCTGCAGGACCGCATGGACGACGGGTCCTGTTTGGACACTCTGTCTCTGGCGGAGGCATATGGGCTGGAGCAGCTTGGCAGGGCGGCGGAGGACTACATCTTAGCCCACTTTCAGAGGGTCTCAGAGGGGGAGAAGTTTAAGGATCTCCCCTGTCTCTACCTGGAGCGACTGCTGGAGAGAGATGCCCTGAGTGCTGACAGTGAG GTGGCGGTGTTCAGGGCAGTGGTGGCATGGGTAGAGGAGGACAAGGCTCAGAGGTTAAACAGTCTTCCAGGCCTTCTCCAAAGGATCCGCTTTCCTCTAATGACCCCACATGAGCTACTAGAG GTCCAGGGCAGCAGACTGTTGAACAGGAATTCGGTGGGAAGTCCAGCTTTGGACACAGTGAGGAAACTTCTAGAAGGAAAACCGAGAATAGGCTACAAACCACGCACCCCAAATCAG GTCTTAGTGCTGGTAGGTGGGGACAGTGTGAACGAGAACTTTGAGCGGCGGGAGCCAAACCACTGCCTGTGGTTCGCTCGGCGATTTCTTCGTGGAGAAGGTTTGATTCGTACGGTAGAGTGGGAGCCATTGGCTCGCCTCCCAGAGCCTTCACGACTCCGCCATTGCGTCTGTGTACTCAATAATATCCTCTACATCCTGGGGGGACGCAAGTACTACGGGAAACTGGACATACTCAAGTCCGCAGTGAG GTTTCACCCTGCCCAGGGTAGGTGGGAGTGTTTGCCAGATATGAACAGCCCCAGGGACTACTTTGCGGCTGTGTGTTGTGGGGGCAAGGTGTTCGTCCTGGGCGGTAACTATGATGATATGAACTGCCTGGATTCGGTGGAGTACTACACACCTGAAGAAAACACCTGGAG GTCGGCTCATCCATTAGACACACCCACCTGTGGTCATGCCGCCGCTGTACTGGATGGAGAGATCTTTGTATCCGGTGGTTGTGACTCTCATCTTCGCTGTCTTCCTGCACTCTGGCACTACGACCCCGTCTACGGCTGCTCAACTCTCGCTCCCATGTCTCGGGGCTCTGGCCGCGCCGGTCACGTGATGCTGGCTGTAGGAAACCAGCTGGTGGTGGCCGGGGGTCTGCAGCCCATGTGGATGGGGTTTGGAGATCAGCTGCAGTGCGAGGCGTACGATCTGCTAAGAAATACCTGGACACCCCTCCCTCTACTGCCACGCCCTCACCTGTCCCCGGCGGCCACCTGTGTGGACGGGCAGCTGTACGTTCTGGGCGGTTCTTCTGCTGATTCTGCGCGAGATACTCCGTACGTTCATCGCTATGATCCTCGGGAAAACTGCTGGGACAAGCTGGGGATGATGCCAAGGCCGTACGCTGACCTGGCGGCATGTGCCCTACAGATACCCATCAGTTTAAGGGGTTGA